The following are from one region of the Etheostoma spectabile isolate EspeVRDwgs_2016 chromosome 2, UIUC_Espe_1.0, whole genome shotgun sequence genome:
- the LOC116696446 gene encoding target of Myb protein 1 isoform X2: protein MFSFGEKIEFLIGNPFSTPVGQRIERATSGSLQAEDWGLNMEICDIINETDEGPRDAVKAIKKRIVGNKNFREIMLSLTVLEACVKNCGQRFHILVASQEFIEGVLVRSILPKHNPPTVLHDRVLSLIQSWADAFRSSPSLSGVVYVYDDLRRRGLEFPMTDLDALSPIHTPNRSTPENGTPGTSPVAAPTHQSLPQAPPSVPTQNTSPPVPSSEGPASLSAEQEQKLRSELALVKGNLTVMSEMLNELIPGQSQQDDTELLQQLYSVCKSMQTRVVELLPQLLDEGFIEELLMVNDDLNNAFIRYERFDRLNRAQTPNTQERSSTTSPSLLDLSPEPSTLSQPAVITTTSQPAVSTRANQQRSANHKEEEEFDMFAQTRGSSLAEQRKGVRYEDPGAVEGLAGALDTRLQVTGGMPPEKNSLLTDVDKLLSCDMEDQSSVSDGVSSEEFDKFLEDRAKASDHSSQAVRSGPAATSRPLPQSNRQQDRSDNLFTL from the exons ATGTTTTCCTTCGGGGAGAAAATAGAGTTTCTCATAGGAAACCCCTTTTCAACGCCCGTCGGTCAGAGAATCG AGCGAGCGACCAGCGGCTCTCTGCAGGCCGAGGACTGGGGGCTCAACATGGAGATCTGTGACATCATAAACGAGACGGACGAGGG gCCCAGAGATGCAGTCAAAGCTATTAAGAAGAGAATTGTAGGGAACAAGAACTTCAGAGAGATCATGTTGTCACTTACT GTTCTGGAGGCCTGTGTGAAGAACTGTGGCCAACGTTTCCACATTCTTGTGGCGTCGCAGGAGTTTATTGAAGGCGTTTTGGTCCGTTCCATTCTGCCCAAACATAACCCCCCCACTGTCCTCCATGACAGGGTGCTCAGCCTCATCCAG TCATGGGCTGATGCGTTTCGTAGCTCTCCCTCCCTATCGGGGGTGGTGTATGTATATGACGACCTGAGGAGACGTGGTCTGGAGTTCCCCATGACAGATCTGGATGCTCTGTCCCCCATCCACACTCCGAATAGG AGTACCCCAGAAAATGGGACTCCTGGAACGAGCCCTGTTGCAGCTCCCACACATCAGTCACTACCACAAGCCCCTCCCAGTGTTCCCACTCAGAATACGTCACCTCCGGTCCCATCCAGTGAGGGACCAGCCTCCCTCTCTGCAGAACAG GAACAGAAGTTGCGAAGTGAGCTGGCGCTGGTGAAGGGAAATCTCACTGTGATGTCAGAAATGCTGAACGAGCTAATACCTGGACAGAGCCAGCAAGATGATACAGAGCTgctacag CAGCTGTACTCCGTGTGTAAGAGCATGCAGACTCGAGTGGTGGAGCTCCTCCCCCAGCTGCTGGATGAAGGGTTTATTGAAGAGCTGCTAATGGTCAACGATGACCTCAACAATGCCTTCATCCGCTATGAGAG GTTTGACAGACTGAACAGGGCACAAACTCCAAATACTCAAGAG CGGAGCTCTACCACAAGCCCAAGCCTCCTCGACCTCAGTCCTGAGCCCTCAACTCTCAGCCAACCTGCTGTCATCACAACCACCAGCCAACCAGCAGTCAGCACCCGGGCCAATCAACAACGATCAGCCAACCACA aggaggaggaggagtttgACATGTTTGCCCAGACGAGGGGCAGCTCCCTGGCGGAGCAGAGAAAAGG TGTCAGGTATGAGGACCCAGGAGCTGTGGAAGGCCTAGCTGGAGCTCTGGATACAAGGTTGCAGGTTACAGGAGGG atgccaCCAGAGAAAAACTCTTTGCTGACTGATGTTGATAAACTGTTATCTTGTGATATG GAAGACCAGTCTTCAGTTAGTGATGGCGTGTCCAGTGAAG AGTTTGATAAGTTTCTGGAAGATCGGGCGAAGGCATCGGACCACAGCAGTCAGGCAGTTCGCAGCGGGCCAGCCGCCACATCCAGACCGCTGCCGCAATCTAACCGGCAACAGGACAGATCAGACAATCTCTTTACACTTTAA
- the LOC116696446 gene encoding target of Myb protein 1 isoform X1: MFSFGEKIEFLIGNPFSTPVGQRIERATSGSLQAEDWGLNMEICDIINETDEGPRDAVKAIKKRIVGNKNFREIMLSLTVLEACVKNCGQRFHILVASQEFIEGVLVRSILPKHNPPTVLHDRVLSLIQSWADAFRSSPSLSGVVYVYDDLRRRGLEFPMTDLDALSPIHTPNRSTPENGTPGTSPVAAPTHQSLPQAPPSVPTQNTSPPVPSSEGPASLSAEQEQKLRSELALVKGNLTVMSEMLNELIPGQSQQDDTELLQQLYSVCKSMQTRVVELLPQLLDEGFIEELLMVNDDLNNAFIRYERFDRLNRAQTPNTQERSSTTSPSLLDLSPEPSTLSQPAVITTTSQPAVSTRANQQRSANHKEEEEEFDMFAQTRGSSLAEQRKGVRYEDPGAVEGLAGALDTRLQVTGGMPPEKNSLLTDVDKLLSCDMEDQSSVSDGVSSEEFDKFLEDRAKASDHSSQAVRSGPAATSRPLPQSNRQQDRSDNLFTL, translated from the exons ATGTTTTCCTTCGGGGAGAAAATAGAGTTTCTCATAGGAAACCCCTTTTCAACGCCCGTCGGTCAGAGAATCG AGCGAGCGACCAGCGGCTCTCTGCAGGCCGAGGACTGGGGGCTCAACATGGAGATCTGTGACATCATAAACGAGACGGACGAGGG gCCCAGAGATGCAGTCAAAGCTATTAAGAAGAGAATTGTAGGGAACAAGAACTTCAGAGAGATCATGTTGTCACTTACT GTTCTGGAGGCCTGTGTGAAGAACTGTGGCCAACGTTTCCACATTCTTGTGGCGTCGCAGGAGTTTATTGAAGGCGTTTTGGTCCGTTCCATTCTGCCCAAACATAACCCCCCCACTGTCCTCCATGACAGGGTGCTCAGCCTCATCCAG TCATGGGCTGATGCGTTTCGTAGCTCTCCCTCCCTATCGGGGGTGGTGTATGTATATGACGACCTGAGGAGACGTGGTCTGGAGTTCCCCATGACAGATCTGGATGCTCTGTCCCCCATCCACACTCCGAATAGG AGTACCCCAGAAAATGGGACTCCTGGAACGAGCCCTGTTGCAGCTCCCACACATCAGTCACTACCACAAGCCCCTCCCAGTGTTCCCACTCAGAATACGTCACCTCCGGTCCCATCCAGTGAGGGACCAGCCTCCCTCTCTGCAGAACAG GAACAGAAGTTGCGAAGTGAGCTGGCGCTGGTGAAGGGAAATCTCACTGTGATGTCAGAAATGCTGAACGAGCTAATACCTGGACAGAGCCAGCAAGATGATACAGAGCTgctacag CAGCTGTACTCCGTGTGTAAGAGCATGCAGACTCGAGTGGTGGAGCTCCTCCCCCAGCTGCTGGATGAAGGGTTTATTGAAGAGCTGCTAATGGTCAACGATGACCTCAACAATGCCTTCATCCGCTATGAGAG GTTTGACAGACTGAACAGGGCACAAACTCCAAATACTCAAGAG CGGAGCTCTACCACAAGCCCAAGCCTCCTCGACCTCAGTCCTGAGCCCTCAACTCTCAGCCAACCTGCTGTCATCACAACCACCAGCCAACCAGCAGTCAGCACCCGGGCCAATCAACAACGATCAGCCAACCACA aagaggaggaggaggagtttgACATGTTTGCCCAGACGAGGGGCAGCTCCCTGGCGGAGCAGAGAAAAGG TGTCAGGTATGAGGACCCAGGAGCTGTGGAAGGCCTAGCTGGAGCTCTGGATACAAGGTTGCAGGTTACAGGAGGG atgccaCCAGAGAAAAACTCTTTGCTGACTGATGTTGATAAACTGTTATCTTGTGATATG GAAGACCAGTCTTCAGTTAGTGATGGCGTGTCCAGTGAAG AGTTTGATAAGTTTCTGGAAGATCGGGCGAAGGCATCGGACCACAGCAGTCAGGCAGTTCGCAGCGGGCCAGCCGCCACATCCAGACCGCTGCCGCAATCTAACCGGCAACAGGACAGATCAGACAATCTCTTTACACTTTAA
- the LOC116696446 gene encoding target of Myb protein 1 isoform X3, producing MFSFGEKIEFLIGNPFSTPVGQRIERATSGSLQAEDWGLNMEICDIINETDEGPRDAVKAIKKRIVGNKNFREIMLSLTVLEACVKNCGQRFHILVASQEFIEGVLVRSILPKHNPPTVLHDRVLSLIQSWADAFRSSPSLSGVVYVYDDLRRRGLEFPMTDLDALSPIHTPNRSTPENGTPGTSPVAAPTHQSLPQAPPSVPTQNTSPPVPSSEGPASLSAEQEQKLRSELALVKGNLTVMSEMLNELIPGQSQQDDTELLQQLYSVCKSMQTRVVELLPQLLDEGFIEELLMVNDDLNNAFIRYERFDRLNRAQTPNTQESSTTSPSLLDLSPEPSTLSQPAVITTTSQPAVSTRANQQRSANHKEEEEEFDMFAQTRGSSLAEQRKGVRYEDPGAVEGLAGALDTRLQVTGGMPPEKNSLLTDVDKLLSCDMEDQSSVSDGVSSEEFDKFLEDRAKASDHSSQAVRSGPAATSRPLPQSNRQQDRSDNLFTL from the exons ATGTTTTCCTTCGGGGAGAAAATAGAGTTTCTCATAGGAAACCCCTTTTCAACGCCCGTCGGTCAGAGAATCG AGCGAGCGACCAGCGGCTCTCTGCAGGCCGAGGACTGGGGGCTCAACATGGAGATCTGTGACATCATAAACGAGACGGACGAGGG gCCCAGAGATGCAGTCAAAGCTATTAAGAAGAGAATTGTAGGGAACAAGAACTTCAGAGAGATCATGTTGTCACTTACT GTTCTGGAGGCCTGTGTGAAGAACTGTGGCCAACGTTTCCACATTCTTGTGGCGTCGCAGGAGTTTATTGAAGGCGTTTTGGTCCGTTCCATTCTGCCCAAACATAACCCCCCCACTGTCCTCCATGACAGGGTGCTCAGCCTCATCCAG TCATGGGCTGATGCGTTTCGTAGCTCTCCCTCCCTATCGGGGGTGGTGTATGTATATGACGACCTGAGGAGACGTGGTCTGGAGTTCCCCATGACAGATCTGGATGCTCTGTCCCCCATCCACACTCCGAATAGG AGTACCCCAGAAAATGGGACTCCTGGAACGAGCCCTGTTGCAGCTCCCACACATCAGTCACTACCACAAGCCCCTCCCAGTGTTCCCACTCAGAATACGTCACCTCCGGTCCCATCCAGTGAGGGACCAGCCTCCCTCTCTGCAGAACAG GAACAGAAGTTGCGAAGTGAGCTGGCGCTGGTGAAGGGAAATCTCACTGTGATGTCAGAAATGCTGAACGAGCTAATACCTGGACAGAGCCAGCAAGATGATACAGAGCTgctacag CAGCTGTACTCCGTGTGTAAGAGCATGCAGACTCGAGTGGTGGAGCTCCTCCCCCAGCTGCTGGATGAAGGGTTTATTGAAGAGCTGCTAATGGTCAACGATGACCTCAACAATGCCTTCATCCGCTATGAGAG GTTTGACAGACTGAACAGGGCACAAACTCCAAATACTCAAGAG AGCTCTACCACAAGCCCAAGCCTCCTCGACCTCAGTCCTGAGCCCTCAACTCTCAGCCAACCTGCTGTCATCACAACCACCAGCCAACCAGCAGTCAGCACCCGGGCCAATCAACAACGATCAGCCAACCACA aagaggaggaggaggagtttgACATGTTTGCCCAGACGAGGGGCAGCTCCCTGGCGGAGCAGAGAAAAGG TGTCAGGTATGAGGACCCAGGAGCTGTGGAAGGCCTAGCTGGAGCTCTGGATACAAGGTTGCAGGTTACAGGAGGG atgccaCCAGAGAAAAACTCTTTGCTGACTGATGTTGATAAACTGTTATCTTGTGATATG GAAGACCAGTCTTCAGTTAGTGATGGCGTGTCCAGTGAAG AGTTTGATAAGTTTCTGGAAGATCGGGCGAAGGCATCGGACCACAGCAGTCAGGCAGTTCGCAGCGGGCCAGCCGCCACATCCAGACCGCTGCCGCAATCTAACCGGCAACAGGACAGATCAGACAATCTCTTTACACTTTAA
- the LOC116696446 gene encoding target of Myb protein 1 isoform X4, producing MLSLTVLEACVKNCGQRFHILVASQEFIEGVLVRSILPKHNPPTVLHDRVLSLIQSWADAFRSSPSLSGVVYVYDDLRRRGLEFPMTDLDALSPIHTPNRSTPENGTPGTSPVAAPTHQSLPQAPPSVPTQNTSPPVPSSEGPASLSAEQEQKLRSELALVKGNLTVMSEMLNELIPGQSQQDDTELLQQLYSVCKSMQTRVVELLPQLLDEGFIEELLMVNDDLNNAFIRYERFDRLNRAQTPNTQERSSTTSPSLLDLSPEPSTLSQPAVITTTSQPAVSTRANQQRSANHKEEEEEFDMFAQTRGSSLAEQRKGVRYEDPGAVEGLAGALDTRLQVTGGMPPEKNSLLTDVDKLLSCDMEDQSSVSDGVSSEEFDKFLEDRAKASDHSSQAVRSGPAATSRPLPQSNRQQDRSDNLFTL from the exons ATGTTGTCACTTACT GTTCTGGAGGCCTGTGTGAAGAACTGTGGCCAACGTTTCCACATTCTTGTGGCGTCGCAGGAGTTTATTGAAGGCGTTTTGGTCCGTTCCATTCTGCCCAAACATAACCCCCCCACTGTCCTCCATGACAGGGTGCTCAGCCTCATCCAG TCATGGGCTGATGCGTTTCGTAGCTCTCCCTCCCTATCGGGGGTGGTGTATGTATATGACGACCTGAGGAGACGTGGTCTGGAGTTCCCCATGACAGATCTGGATGCTCTGTCCCCCATCCACACTCCGAATAGG AGTACCCCAGAAAATGGGACTCCTGGAACGAGCCCTGTTGCAGCTCCCACACATCAGTCACTACCACAAGCCCCTCCCAGTGTTCCCACTCAGAATACGTCACCTCCGGTCCCATCCAGTGAGGGACCAGCCTCCCTCTCTGCAGAACAG GAACAGAAGTTGCGAAGTGAGCTGGCGCTGGTGAAGGGAAATCTCACTGTGATGTCAGAAATGCTGAACGAGCTAATACCTGGACAGAGCCAGCAAGATGATACAGAGCTgctacag CAGCTGTACTCCGTGTGTAAGAGCATGCAGACTCGAGTGGTGGAGCTCCTCCCCCAGCTGCTGGATGAAGGGTTTATTGAAGAGCTGCTAATGGTCAACGATGACCTCAACAATGCCTTCATCCGCTATGAGAG GTTTGACAGACTGAACAGGGCACAAACTCCAAATACTCAAGAG CGGAGCTCTACCACAAGCCCAAGCCTCCTCGACCTCAGTCCTGAGCCCTCAACTCTCAGCCAACCTGCTGTCATCACAACCACCAGCCAACCAGCAGTCAGCACCCGGGCCAATCAACAACGATCAGCCAACCACA aagaggaggaggaggagtttgACATGTTTGCCCAGACGAGGGGCAGCTCCCTGGCGGAGCAGAGAAAAGG TGTCAGGTATGAGGACCCAGGAGCTGTGGAAGGCCTAGCTGGAGCTCTGGATACAAGGTTGCAGGTTACAGGAGGG atgccaCCAGAGAAAAACTCTTTGCTGACTGATGTTGATAAACTGTTATCTTGTGATATG GAAGACCAGTCTTCAGTTAGTGATGGCGTGTCCAGTGAAG AGTTTGATAAGTTTCTGGAAGATCGGGCGAAGGCATCGGACCACAGCAGTCAGGCAGTTCGCAGCGGGCCAGCCGCCACATCCAGACCGCTGCCGCAATCTAACCGGCAACAGGACAGATCAGACAATCTCTTTACACTTTAA